Within the Desulfonatronum thiosulfatophilum genome, the region GTTCGAGATCCCTACAAGTTTCCGGACTTCATCCACACCCAGAAGCGCCATCCCAAAACCAACATGCGCTCGGCCACGGCCATGTGGGACTTCTGGTCCCTGTCGCCGGAATCCCTGCACCAAGTGACCATCCTGATGTCCGACCGCGGGCTGCCCGTGGGCGTACGCAACATCAACGGCTACGGCAGCCATACCTACAGTTTCATCAATGCCCGGAATGAACGGTTCTGGGTCAAGTTTCACTTCAAGACCATGCAGGGCCACAAGCACTGGACCAATGCCGAGGCAGCCGAGGTGGTGGGCCGGACCCGGGAATCCACCCAGGACGATCTGTTCCGCGCCATCGAGCGGGGAGATCTCCCCAAGTGGAAGGTCCAGGTCCAGATCATGCCGGAAACGGATGCCGAAAAAACTTCCTACAATCCCTTTGACCTGACCAAGGTCTGGCCCCACGGCGATTATCCGCCCATGGACGTGGCGATCCTGGAACTGAACCGCAATCCGGAGAATTATTTCGCGGAGGTGGAGCAGGCCGCGTTTTCGCCGTCGAACATCATTCCCGGAATCGGCTTTTCGCCCGACAAGATGCTCCAGGCCAGGATCTTCTCCTATGCCGACGCCCACCGTCACCGCCTGGGCACCCATTACGAGGCCCTGCCCGTGAATGCGCCCAGGTGCCCGATGCATCACTATCACAAGGACGGGCAGATGCGTTTCTTCGCCAACAACCCCAACCCGGACGCCTACTACGAACCCAATTCCTTCAACGGCCCGGTGCAGAGCCCGGAATTCGCCGAGCCGCCTCTGAAGATCAGCGGCGACGCGGATCGCTACGACCACCGCGAGGGCAACGACGACTACGGCCAGCCCCGGGCGTTGTTCAACCTGTTC harbors:
- a CDS encoding catalase translates to MSDAPKLTTTAGAPVADNQNALTAGARGPVLMQDYQLLEKLAHQNRERIPERVVHAKGWGAYGTLTITHDITQYTKAAPFSEVGKKTEMFARFSTVAGELGAADAERDVRGFALKFYTEQGNWDLVGNNTPVFFVRDPYKFPDFIHTQKRHPKTNMRSATAMWDFWSLSPESLHQVTILMSDRGLPVGVRNINGYGSHTYSFINARNERFWVKFHFKTMQGHKHWTNAEAAEVVGRTRESTQDDLFRAIERGDLPKWKVQVQIMPETDAEKTSYNPFDLTKVWPHGDYPPMDVAILELNRNPENYFAEVEQAAFSPSNIIPGIGFSPDKMLQARIFSYADAHRHRLGTHYEALPVNAPRCPMHHYHKDGQMRFFANNPNPDAYYEPNSFNGPVQSPEFAEPPLKISGDADRYDHREGNDDYGQPRALFNLFDDGQKSRLFSNIAEAMQGVPEFIVDRQLGHFEKVHPDYAAGVRDALAKMAK